Proteins encoded in a region of the Vicia villosa cultivar HV-30 ecotype Madison, WI linkage group LG5, Vvil1.0, whole genome shotgun sequence genome:
- the LOC131605124 gene encoding dirigent protein 24-like: MAIKFTFTSFSLKNIIVLHLSLLSINLKYVKTKENLSPPLTFFMHDILGGSNPSERIMNGIIVNTQQTTNLPFSKPNNRIFPTKGSIPIFDTSISTNGFSSSTTMIKNIDKNKVVIDTSTNSNSNSLPYVTRNRIPLGATLEKLLFGRITVIDDEITKGYELNSDVIGKVQGFHLVSSLDGSSQTMAFIALFGDEGHEDDDAISFFGVHRMATHESYIAVVGGSGKYENARGYAKIETLQIPYDQHKSTNNGMETIFQITVYL, from the coding sequence atggccataaagttcaCATTCACCTCTTTTTCCTTaaaaaacatcatagtacttcacCTCTCCCTCTTAAGCATCAACCTAAAATATGTCAAAACAAAGGAGAATCTTTCTCCACCACTCACTTTCTTCATGCATGACATTCTAGGAGGATCAAATCCTTCTGAAAGAATCATGAATGGCATCATTGTCAACACACAACAAACCACTAACCTTCCTTTCTCAAAACCAAACAACAGAATATTCCCTACTAAAGGAAGCATACCGATTTTCGACACTAGCATTAGCACAAATGGTTTTTCCTCAAGCACAACAATGATAAAAAACATTGACAAAAACAAGGTGGTTATAGACACTAGTACTAACTCAAACTCTAACTCACTTCCTTACGTTACAAGGAACCGTATCCCGCTGGGAGCAACTCTAGAAAAGCTTTTATTTGGAAGAATAACTGTTATTGATGATGAGATTACAAAAGGGTATGAGTTGAATTCGGATGTTATTGGTAAAGTACAAGGATTCCATTTGGTTAGTTCTTTGGATGGAAGTAGTCAAACCATGGCATTTATAGCTTTGTTTGGTGATGAAGGtcatgaagatgatgatgctatTAGTTTCTTTGGAGTTCATAGAATGGCTACACATGAATCATATATTGCTGTTGTTGGAGGAAGTGGTAAGTATGAAAATGCAAGAGGGTATGCGAAAATTGAGACGTTACAAATACCTTATGATCAACACAAAAGTACTAATAATGGGATGGAAACAATTTTTCAGATTACTGTCTATTTATGA
- the LOC131607000 gene encoding dirigent protein 25-like, which produces MARFETLATTLHLKAIMLMALILFLTFTSTTSSRILNELETPEEPVTDSAVSPVSSTVLPPLPAPATTTGTDIPDQHHTISFFLHDILGGSNPTARAVTGVVTNPALNAQVAFAKPNGANLPLNSGVPQNNNNNGILNNNNLPFLTGLSGNTGNVFNNNNNNNGNNNFPVTNMNQIPQGMTVQELMFGTMTVFDDELTEGEELGSGLVGKAQGFYIASSVEGTSQVMAFTAKFEENGYEDSLSFFGVHRTTQVSQSQLAIIGGTGKYVNANGIAIIKTFPVTNSQQHNTDGLETLLHLTAYLSY; this is translated from the coding sequence ATGGCACGCTTTGAAACACTTGCTACCACTTTGCATCTCAAAGCCATAATGTTAATGGCATTGATATTATTCCTTACATTCACTTCCACAACTTcaagccgaatcctcaatgaactaGAAACACCAGAAGAACCTGTTACTGATTCTGCAGTGTCTCCTGTTTCTTCCACCGTTCTCCCTCCACTTCCAGCACCAGCCACAACAACTGGTACTGATATTCCTGATCAGCACCACACAATATCATTTTTCTTGCACGACATTCTCGGCGGCTCCAATCCAACAGCAAGAGCAGTAACCGGAGTCGTTACCAATCCGGCTCTCAACGCTCAAGTTGCATTCGCAAAGCCAAACGGTGCAAACCTTCCTCTCAACAGCGGAGTTCCCCAGAACAATAACAACAATGGAATTCTAAACAACAATAACCTCCCTTTCCTAACGGGTCTCAGTGGAAACACGGGAAATGTCttcaataacaataacaacaacaatggaAACAACAATTTTCCAGTGACGAATATGAATCAGATACCACAGGGAATGACGGTGCAGGAGTTGATGTTTGGTACAATGACAGTGTTTGATGATGAATTAACAGAAGGGGAAGAGTTGGGATCAGGATTAGTAGGGAAAGCACAAGGGTTCTATATAGCAAGTTCAGTGGAAGGAACAAGTCAAGTAATGGCATTCACTGCTAAGTTTGAAGAGAATGGTTATGAAGACAGTCTGAGCTTCTTTGGGGTACACAGAACAACACAAGTTTCACAATCACAACTTGCAATCATTGGAGGAACAGGAAAGTATGTGAATGCAAATGGAATTGCTATTATCAAGACATTTCCAGTTACAAACAGTCAACAACACAACACTGATGGGCTTGAAACTCTCTTGCACCTTACTGCATATCTTTCCTATTAG
- the LOC131606999 gene encoding pentatricopeptide repeat-containing protein At1g07740, mitochondrial-like, giving the protein MMYRRTKSINHNLLRHYLYAKNNAQTSFHTQTQTQTPTSNLRNRKHIPFITEIKQIQTSEEALSLFHHYTQLGHKHYYPSYAALLYKLARSRNFQAVETILQHMKDTDIQCNETLFIALFQHYGPVKAIELFRSMKEFNCVRTLQSLNALLNVLVDGCMFDEANDAFDRSYEMGFRPNTVTFNIMIKGWLRKGEWEKACEVFDEMLERKVQPSVVTYNSFVGFLSRKGDLDKAMILVEDMRRKGKRANGVTYALLMEGLCCVGKYEEAKKLMFDMAYRGCKPQVVNFSVLMNDLGKRGKIDEAMVLLREMRKRRLKPDVVTYNVFVNYLCKEGKTEEAYKVLIEMQIGGCLPNAATYRMMLDGLCRNGDFEVGLNVLNAMLASRHCPQSETFNCLVVGLLKSGNIDGGCFVLEEMEKRKVDFDLDSWETVIKHACSEDNNGKSTLLNILSSLSI; this is encoded by the coding sequence ATGATGTATCGAAGAACCAAATCAATTAATCACAATCTCTTACGCCATTATCTTTACGCTAAAAACAATGCACAAACCTCATTCCACActcaaacccaaacccaaaccccaACTTCAAATCTCCGAAACCGCAAACACATTCCTTTCATAACCGAAATCAAACAAATTCAAACCTCAGAAGAAGCTTTATCTCTCTTCCACCACTACACCCAACTCGGTCACAAACACTATTACCCTTCCTACGCCGCATTGCTCTACAAACTCGCTCGTTCTAGAAACTTCCAAGCCGTTGAAACCATACTCCAACACATGAAAGACACCGATATTCAATGCAATGAGACCCTTTTCATTGCTCTGTTTCAACACTACGGTCCAGTGAAAGCCATTGAGCTCTTTCGTTCCATGAAGGAGTTCAATTGTGTGAGGACATTGCAGTCGTTGAATGCGCTTCTTAATGTTTTAGTTGATGGTTGTATGTTTGATGAGGCTAATGATGCTTTTGATCGATCCTATGAAATGGGGTTTCGTCCGAATACGGTTACGTTTAATATTATGATAAAGGGTTGGTTGAGGAAAGGCGAATGGGAGAAAGCATGtgaggtgtttgatgaaatgcttgAGAGGAAAGTGCAGCCGAGTGTTGTTACTTATAATAGTTTTGTTGGGTTTTTGTCTAGGAAGGGGGATTTGGATAAAGCTATGATTTTGGTTGAGGATATGAGGCGGAAAGGGAAGCGTGCGAATGGAGTGACGTACGCACTTTTGATGGAAGGTTTGTGTTGTGTGGGGAAGTACGAGGAGGCTAAGAAGCTTATGTTTGATATGGCGTATCGTGGATGTAAGCCTCAGGTTGTGAATTTttctgttttgatgaatgatcTTGGGAAGAGAGGGAAGATTGATGAGGCGATGGTTTTGCTTCGGGAGATGAGAAAGAGGCGGCTTAAGCCGGATGTTGTGACTTATAATGTATTTGTAAATTATCTTTGCAAGGAAGGGAAGACGGAGGAAGCTTATAAAGTGTTAATCGAGATGCAGATTGGCGGTTGTCTTCCAAATGCAGCTACATATAGGATGATGCTTGATGGTTTGTGTCGGAATGGAGATTTTGAGGTGGGGCTGAATGTTTTGAATGCGATGTTGGCGAGTAGACATTGCCCGCAATCTGAAACGTTCAATTGTTTGGTTGTTGGGCTGTTGAAGTCTGGGAATATTGATGGTGGATGCTTTGTtttggaagagatggagaagAGGAAGGTAGATTTTGATTTGGATAGCTGGGAAACTGTGATTAAGCATGCTTGCAGCGAGGATAATAACGGTAAAAGTACGCTTTTGAATATACTTTCATCTCTGTCCATCTAA